The Drosophila ananassae strain 14024-0371.13 chromosome Y unlocalized genomic scaffold, ASM1763931v2 tig00000090, whole genome shotgun sequence genome contains a region encoding:
- the LOC123258166 gene encoding uncharacterized protein LOC123258166, with protein MANNDTTQDDANVFHDNVTRGSDVVISRVAVKIPPFWTEHPELWLSQIEAQFVLAGITTDDTKFNTILASIEAPVLARIADAIVNQPGTGKYENLKSCILERFCESEQKKIQKMISETDLGDKRPTQLLNDAYQHKCKRSCKHRTPA; from the exons ATGGCAAACAACGACACCACACAAGACGACGCCAACGTCTTTCACGATAACGTTACTCGCGGTTCCGACGTAGTTATTAGCCGCGTGGCGGTTAAAATTCCGCCCTTTTGGACCGAGCACCCAGAATTATGGCTGTCGCAAATCGAAGCCCAATTCGTTCTGGCAGGAATAACTACAGACGACACGAAATTCAACACGATCCTGGCGTCAATCGAAGCACCGGTACTGGCCCGAATTGCCGACGCCATCGTCAACCAACCAGGCACAGGCAAGTACGAAAACTTAAAGTCGTGCATTTTGGAACGCTTCTGCGAAAGCGAGCAGAAGAAAATCCAGAAGATGATTTCGGAGACTGACCTTGGTGACAAGCGCCCCACACAACTGCTCAACGA CGCCTACCAACACAAGTGCAAGCGATCTTGCAAGCATCGGACGCCCGCCTAG